A window of Synechococcus sp. MEDNS5 contains these coding sequences:
- the ruvX gene encoding Holliday junction resolvase RuvX, producing the protein MLSLDVGRRRIGLAGCDGLGLTVSPLPALHRGAHAQNLHYLQTLCHQRNVQGLVVGVPLDDQGQLTDQAHHCRRYGRRIARDLGLPLAFVNEHSSSWAAADRHGLQGDRSGRLDSAAAALLLEQWLAEGPDVEPVNAAPDERGGNEANEGSCSHPSTTP; encoded by the coding sequence ATGCTCAGTCTCGACGTCGGCCGGCGCCGCATCGGACTCGCCGGTTGCGATGGCCTGGGGCTGACGGTGTCACCCCTTCCGGCATTGCACCGTGGCGCCCATGCGCAGAATCTTCATTACTTGCAGACACTTTGCCATCAGCGCAACGTGCAAGGACTGGTGGTGGGCGTCCCCTTGGATGATCAGGGACAGCTCACAGACCAGGCGCACCACTGCCGTCGCTATGGACGAAGGATCGCCCGAGATCTTGGTCTTCCTCTCGCCTTTGTGAATGAACACAGCAGCAGCTGGGCTGCAGCTGATCGGCATGGACTGCAGGGAGATCGAAGCGGTCGACTCGACAGTGCCGCCGCCGCATTGCTTCTGGAACAGTGGTTAGCCGAGGGCCCGGATGTCGAACCGGTCAACGCGGCGCCCGATGAACGTGGCGGGAATGAGGCTAATGAAGGATCCTGTTCACATCCATCCACGACCCCATGA
- a CDS encoding YqeG family HAD IIIA-type phosphatase → MQRHWLRPDWDPGLTLAHLPLEPFLGRGIKVLLLDVDRTLLPGKDVLLPPAMRQWLDEASRQLHLHLVSNNPSRQRVKAVADQIGVDFTCAASKPRRRAISRIIDQLPTPPTQIAMVGDRVFTDVLAGNRLGLFTVLVRPPNAEGFPCQNDRVQRLERRLALLLGSSFR, encoded by the coding sequence ATGCAGCGACACTGGTTGCGGCCCGACTGGGACCCCGGTCTCACCCTGGCCCATCTGCCACTGGAACCATTCCTTGGGCGAGGAATCAAAGTGCTGCTCCTGGATGTGGATCGCACACTCCTGCCAGGCAAGGACGTGCTGCTGCCACCGGCCATGCGCCAGTGGCTGGATGAAGCCTCCCGACAACTGCATCTGCATCTGGTCAGCAACAACCCCTCCAGGCAACGGGTGAAGGCCGTTGCTGATCAGATCGGGGTCGACTTCACCTGCGCCGCATCCAAGCCCCGCAGACGGGCCATCAGCCGAATCATCGACCAATTGCCCACCCCGCCCACGCAGATCGCCATGGTTGGCGATCGGGTCTTCACCGACGTCCTGGCAGGAAATCGCCTGGGACTGTTCACGGTTCTGGTCAGGCCCCCGAATGCTGAAGGATTCCCCTGTCAGAACGATCGAGTTCAGCGTCTGGAACGCCGCCTGGCACTCCTTCTGGGGAGCTCCTTCCGATGA
- a CDS encoding DUF3727 domain-containing protein — protein MSSSGPSSSGEVPTVLVKDSEGRDLLCFLEQLIPLDGQDFALLTPVDTPVCLFKLRDGEDPQLIDSIASSEPILSVADVVLQEHDLTLVRSAVTLTVNGELDEPEPEDADDEEGDDESETYELLVSFLVEDQEYGLYIPLDPFFVVARMDDGCAVLVEGEDFDRIQPRIEAELDERDLPE, from the coding sequence ATGAGTTCAAGCGGCCCGTCGTCCAGCGGTGAAGTCCCCACCGTCCTCGTCAAAGACAGCGAGGGACGCGACCTGCTCTGTTTCCTGGAGCAGCTCATCCCTCTGGATGGCCAGGACTTTGCCCTGCTCACTCCGGTGGACACGCCCGTGTGCCTGTTCAAGCTCCGCGATGGCGAGGATCCCCAGCTGATCGACAGCATTGCGAGCAGTGAGCCGATCCTCTCGGTTGCTGATGTGGTGCTGCAGGAACATGACCTCACCCTGGTGCGTTCGGCCGTCACCCTCACCGTGAACGGTGAACTGGATGAACCCGAACCGGAAGATGCTGACGACGAGGAGGGTGACGACGAGTCCGAGACCTATGAACTGCTGGTGAGTTTCCTCGTTGAGGACCAGGAATACGGGCTCTACATCCCCCTCGATCCCTTTTTCGTGGTGGCACGCATGGACGATGGCTGTGCCGTTCTCGTTGAAGGAGAGGACTTCGACAGGATCCAGCCCAGAATCGAGGCTGAACTCGACGAGCGCGATCTACCGGAGTGA